The nucleotide sequence CCCGGGTCAACAACCCCGGTCGACCGGCACAACTGAAGATCACGCTCGCTCCCTTCAGGGCTTCCGCGAGCACGTCCGTCTTGGAGTGCGCGATCGTGACGGTCGCGTCGACCCCGCGCGCCAAGAGGAGCATCGAGAGCGGGACCCCCACGGTCTCGCTGCGTCCGACCACCGCGACTCGGTGTCGGGCCATCGGAAGCCCGTAGTGTCGCGCGATGGCGATGGCCGCGCGCGCTACTGCCGGAGCGTGCAGAGGGCGCTGGGCGGCGAGGAGCCCGAGACTCAACGGGCTGACCCCGTCCACATCCTTGACCGGAGATAGGCCGCTGACCGCGCGGATGAAATCGAACGGCGGTGGGAGAGGATGCTCGAGCAGGACGGCGTCGATCGCGCGATCGTTGGAGAGCGTTCGAACGTGATCCACGAGCTCCTCGGGGCCCTCCCCGGGCGCGAGGGCCTCCTCGCGGAAGCGGATCCCGAGAGATTCGGCCGCCTGGCGCTGCCGTTTGAGGTAGAATCGGAACGGGCTGTCCACCCCCCGGTGGACGCTCGCGAGCGTGGGGGGGCGCGTGGAGGCAGGCACGCTGCGGAGCGCTGCCCGGACCTCGGCGTCAACGGCCTCCGCGACGGGCTTTCCCTCGAGGCGCTGGGTCTGCACAGAAGCTCTCGGCGGACCAAGTTCCGTGCGGTAAATAAGGGGCGGTGAGAGGTGGGCGTGCCTCGACGCCCTCCTACCGCCGAGGAGTCCACCAAGTCAACCCTGCGTGCGGGGCTTTGGAACCGGATCGGTCACGGCCCCGCCGGACCGATCGAGTTCCTCCCGGACCGTCCGCTCATCTCGTGCGACCCGGCGTTACCCGGGCGGTAGAGGAGAATCATCGCATCATGGGCCAGGGCGTCGGGGTCAAGCGCGAGACCCCCTAGCGATGAGTTCAACGTAGGGGTTACCCACTCCCTCAACGCGGTTCGACAGATGTTCAGCCCGGCGTTCAATTGTCGATCGCACCGCCAGCGGCATCGTCCGCAGACGAACACCCGGCCCACCCTGCTTCGGCGTTCTTTGACTTCGCCACATCTCGGGCAGGTCTTCGACGTATAGCGTGGGTTCACTTTGATGATGGGGACCCCGTGCTCCTCGGCTTTGTACTCGATCTGGCGGTGGAGTTCCCGCTGGGGCCACGACGAGAGTCGGCGGCGCATTCTTCGACCTCGCCCGCCTCCCCTCGGTAGATGGAGGTCCTCCAAGACGATCGCCGCCCGTCGTTTCCGAGCTTCTCCCACGAGGCCCTTACTGATCAGGTGAATGCGCTGCGAGACCCGGGCGTGTTCCCTCCGTCCCTCTCGTCCGCCGAGTCGGCGGCCGACCCTTCGGTCGTGAGCCTTCTTCCTCCCGAGCCTTCTGCGGCGAACGAAGTGTCGGTGTTGTACAAGGGAGACCTCGGGGTAGGGAACGGTAACGGGGGTGGCCTTGTCCCGAGAGAGCGCTACCCCATCGAGGGACCGTTCGTTGGTGTCGAGGGCGAGAACCGTCTTTGGCGCGTAAGCCTCGGGCACGGAGGGCTCTAGGATCAGGATGGCCCGGTTCGGGGTGAGTCTCAGTTGCTTGACCTTACCGGATGCGAGGATCCTACGGTGATAGTCCGACATTCGGGCGTCAAACCCCGCCCACTCCCCGTTCCGGAGGGACAGGCGCACGTGACCCGTAGTGGCGTTGAGATGGAACGTAGCGCCGTCGGCATGCAAGAACGAGCGGAGGCAATAGGGTACTTTCCCCGTTACGCCCTTGCGAAGCCTACGTCGGTGACCTTTGTTCAAGGAGAGGGCCAAGTCCATGGCGGTCCGCGCATGAGCCCCGTGGATACGATATTCCCGAGCGACTCCTTCGCTGAACTTGCTGAGAGAGCCCTTCGCGGTGAGATCCTTCTCCAAGGCCTCGCGAATACCACGGTTCACCATCAGGCGAAAGTCCCCCATGAGGGATAGGATGGGGGCCGGAAGTGGGGCTGCGAGATGGCAGACGAGCGCACGACGGGTCGAGGACATAGGGAGTCGATGCGCGAGCGCGGCAGTTAAGGCCACCCAAAATCGCGAGCACATTTCACATCCGATTTCAAAGCATGCGTGCGGAAAGGCGTTAATACACCTCCCCGCTTTGTTTTTACTGACGGAGCCCGTGGGGTCCACGGCAGCACCCGTCCGAGGGAACGTACGTCCACACCAGCCGAAGGCGCCATCCAGCCCGCGGCAACGCCCCCTCCGTCGGAACCACCCACACCTCCCCCACCGACGGCCCCCCCATCGGCTCCGCTGCCGACCCCTCTCGATGACTGGGGTAAGTCCTTGCCCTTCACGACCACCGCCCAGGTCGAGGTGCCGGCTCGACTCCTCGATCAGGTCATCGGCCAGGACGATGCGGTGGAGATCGCCAAGAAGGCCGCGAACCAGAAGCGGCACATGATGCTCATCGGCGACCCCGGGACGGGCAAGAGCATGCTCGCCCGCGCCATGGTCGATTTCCTGCCGAAGGAGCAGCTGCAGGACATTCTCGCGTACCCGAACGTGGACGATCCCAACGAGCCGAAGATCCGCGTCGTGCCCGCGGGGAAGGGCAAGGAGATCGTCGCCGCTCAGAAGCTCGAGGCCGCCCAGCGGCGCGGTCAGCGCATGAACCTGATGGTGATCATCGCGCTCCTCATCGTCGGATTCACCGTTTACATCGCGCTCACGACGGGGAACCTGACGGCGATCCTGATCGGCCTGCTTCTGATCTTCATCCTCTACGCGATCTTCCGCTTCTCCGCGGGACGGTCGGAAGGCGGTGGCTCGGTCGCGAAGCTGCTCGTCTCCCACACGCCGGACGACAAGCCCCCGTTCATCGACGCGACGGGCGCCCACGCCGGCGCGCTTCTCGGGGACGTCAAGCACGACCCGTTCCAGTCCGGCGGTCTCGAGACCCCGCCCCATGAGCGGGTGGAGGTCGGCGCGATCCACCGTGCGAACGGCGGCGTGCTGTTCCTGGACGAGATCAACCTGCTCAAGATCGAGAGCCAGCACTCGCTGTTGACCGCGCTCCAGGAGCGCCGCTTCTCGATCGTGGGCCAGTCCGAGCGCTCGGCGGGAGCGATGGTGAAGACCGAGCCGGTGCCGGCCGACTTCATCCTGGTCGCCGCGGGGAACGTCGACAGCGTCCAGACGATGCACCCGGCGCTGCGCTCGAGGATCCGCGGCTACGGGTACGAACTCTACGTCAAGACCACGATGGCCGATATCCCCGAGAACCGCATGAAGCTCGTGCGGTTCGTGGCCCAGGAAGTGGTCAAGGACAAGAAGATCCCCCACTTCGACATGGCCGCCGTCGTCGAGGTGGTCCGGGAGGCCCAACGCCGCTCGGGACGCTCGGGCCAATTGACGCTGCGCCTGCGTGAGCTCGGGGGCCTCGTGCGCGTGGCGGGCGATGTGGCGAACGCGGAGAGCGCACCGATCGTACGGGCCGATCACGTCGTACGGGCCAAGCGCTCCAGCCGCTCGCTCGAACAGCAGATCGCCGACCGATACATCGAGCGGCGCAAGGAGTACCGCATGTTCTCCGTAGACGGCGCTGCCGTCGGTGTGGTCAACGGTCTGGCCGCGATCAGTGCCCAGACGGGGATGTCCGAGTTCTCCGGTATCGTGCTCCCGATCGTTGCGGAGGTGACGCCGGCCCAGACCCGCGATGGAGGCGTCGTCGTGGCGACGGGCAAGCTCGGCGACATCGCGAAGGAAGCCGTCCAGAACGTCAGCGCCCTCATCAAGAAGTACACGGGCGCCGACATCTCGCGCTACGATATCCACATCCAGTTCGTCGGAACCTCCGACGGCGTGGAGGGCGACTCCGCCTCGGTGTCGATCGCGACGGCCGTGATCAGTGCTCTCGAAGGAGTTCCTGTGGACCAAGCCCTCGCCATGACCGGCTCGCTGAGCGTCCGTGGAACGGTGCTGCCCGTGGGCGGAGTGACCGCCAAGGTCGAGGCCGCCGCCGACTCCGGCATCAAGCGGGTCCTCGTGCCCGAGGACAACATCGACGACCTCGTTCTCGAGGCACGCTACCGCGGCATGATCGAGGTCATCCCGGTCCGGACCCTGCGCGACGTGCTGAAGTATGCCCTCGTGGGACAGACCGCTCAGAAGGAGTCGCTCTTGGAACGCCTCACCGCGATGGTCCATGCGACGAGCCGCACCCCCTCGGATGGCCCGCCCCGGCCGACGGTAAACTCGTGAGAGCGCAAACCCATCCGGTCCCGCGGCACCCCGTGCCGCTCGCGCGCACGCCGGCGAGCCTATCGGACACGGACGAAGAGGATGTGGCGCCGTTCATCGACCGGCCCTGCTACGTGTTCAACCCGCGCCTCCGGCTCACCATGAACGATCGTCGGTGCGAACACTGCGCTCACTACCTTACCCCGCGCTGTCCATCCATCGAGGAGTTCCTCGACAACGTGGAAGAGCTCAGCCCGGAGTGAGGGTCCATGGCGCGTGGACTCTACATGGGGCGCTTCCAACCGTTCCACCGGGGCCACCTCGAGACGATCCGCGCCATCCGCGCCGACGAGGCTCGGGAGGACCTGATCGTGGGAGTGGGCAGTGCGCAAGACTCCTACCAGTGGAACAATCCGTTCACCGCGGGCGAGCGGGTCGAGATGATCGGCCGCGCGCTCGACGAGGCGCGCATCGGCGGCTGCATGCTCGTCCCGATCATCGACATCCACCGCCATGCCGAGTGGGTGGCGTATCTCGAGGGGCTGTTGCCCGTCTTCGACCGGATCTACACGAACAATCCTCTGACACGGCTGTTGTTTGAGCAGTCCGGCTACACCGTGACCGACACCCCGCTCATCGAACGCGATCAACTCGAGGGCACGCGCATCCGCGCCCGGATCGCCGAAGGCCAGGACGTCAGCGGAGAGCTCCCTCCGGCGGTGGTACGGTACCTCGACCAGCTGAACGCACGGGCCCGGCTCGCGCTCTTGCGAGCGGACCGAAACGCGCCGCCCCAGAGCGGTCGCCCATGAGCCAGGAGCCCTCGCGTCCTCCCCCTCGTCGGGGGTTCGAGCCCCTCCCGGAATGGGTCGGCCCCACCACCCGCCTCATCCACGGCGCCCGTCGACCGGAGCTGAACGCGGGTGCCGTGGTACCTCCGATCTACCAGACGAGCACCTTCCACTACCCCGCGTCCCACTCCGAGGCGGCCGAGCATGGATCGGTCTACATGTACACTCGGAACCTGAACCCAAGCCACGAGGGACCGGCGGAGATCATCCGCCAGCTGGAGGGCGCAGAGACCGCGCGGCTCTTTGGTTCCGGCATGGGAGCGATCACCACCACGCTCCTCTCGCTGCTCCAGCCGGGTGACGAGGTCGTGGCGCTCGAGGGCCTCTACGGCGGTTCGCTCGGGATCCTCCGGACCTTGCTACCGAAGTTCGGAGTGCGCGTCCGTTGGGTCTCGGAAGAGGCGGCTCACGAGCCCGAGGCGGCGATCGGACCCGCGGCCCGTCTGGTCTTCATTGAGTCCCCCACCAATCCACTGCTCCGGGTCCATGATATCGCACGCTGGGCGGAGGTCGCGCATCGCGCGGGAGCTCTCCTGCTCGTCGACAATACCTTCGCGACTCCCATCAACCAGCGGCCGATTCCCCTGGGCGCCGATCTCGTGGTGCACTCCGTCACGAAGTATCTGGGCGGGCATTCGGACCTCATCGGGGGTGTGCTGGTGGGCTCGAAGGAACTCGTGGACCCGATCGACCCGAGCGCCAACGTCGGGTCCACTCTGGACCCGTTCGCGGCCTTTCTCCTGGATCGGAGCCTCAAGACCCTCTCCCTGCGCATGGCCCGCCACAACGAGAACGGCCGGCGGGTCGCGGAGGCACTGGCAACTCATCCCGAGCTCGCCCGGGTCCACTACCCGGGCCGCGCGAGCCCGGAGGAGGAAGCGATCGCACGGCGACAGATGCAGGGACGCTCGGGCGTCGTCTCGCTTTCCCTCGCCCGGGGCGCCTCGGCGATCCCGAAGTTCCTCGGTCGGCTCCGATTCGTACATGTGGCCGCGAGCCTCGGCGGCGTCGAGAGCCTCGCGAGCGTCCCGGGCGAGACATCGCACCGGCACCTCTCCGCCGCCGAGCGACGGGCGCGAGGGATCGATGACGGACTCATCCGGGTCAGCCTCGGGATCGAGGACGCGGAGGACCTGATTCGCGACCTGACCGAGGCGCTCGATACACTCCGCTGAGCGAACAATCCCGACAGAGCTTGGACTGGCCCCACGCGACCGAGCGGCCGCTCCGACCTTGTCCCGCGACCGTTCAGTCAGGGGCCCGACCAGTAAGATTATAGTCCGAGCCCTTTCGTCGCACAGACGGTGCCACCGTAGCTCAGTTTGGCAGAGCGGCTGATTCGTAATCAGCAGGTCGAGGGTTCAAGTCCCTCCGGTGGCTGAAGGCTTACGCTCGGCTCCGTCATCTTTACCTATCTGTGGAATTGCACATCGCGGGAACCCTCCCATGGACATCGACCAAGTTCTGAGATTGATCGCGATCTCGGCGGGGATCGTCGTCGTTATCGTCATCGTTTTCGAGCTGTTCCTCCGGCTCATCTGCAGGGTAGTCCGCCGGAGCGGGGGCACCGAGTCCAGCATTCGGACGATCACGGAAGTGATCCGGATCGTCTACGTACTCATCGCGGCCATCGCGGTGGCCTCGTACACTGGGATCGCCAACAGCCTGACCGTCCTGACCCTGAGCGGAGTCGCCGGTCTGCTCGTCTCTCTGGCCCTCCAGCCGACGCTATCGAACATGATCTCGGGTTACTACCTCATGCGAGAAGGGCTGATTCGCGTGGGCGATGTCGTCGTCTACAGCCCGGTGAAGGGCCGGGTGATCCGCGTCGCGCTGCGGAACACCTGGATCCTCACGGAGACGGGGGACGTCGTCGTCGTGGGGAACACGAGCCTGTTCAACGGCCCGCTGATCAACGTCACTCGATCCCCCGGCTTCATCCAGCAGTACCAGCGCTAGGACCGCCTGCACCTCCGAGATCGGAGGGTCTGGTATTACTATTTTGCAATACGTCCTAAGGCTTATCTGGCCCCTCCTTTAGGAGAGGTCGTGGGAGCAGTTCCCGCGAGTGCATCTGGCGTCCCGCGCCCCTCCCCGCCTCCGACCCGGGGGGTGCTCGCGCCTCCCCCGCTCAATGGGGAGGAGAAGATCTTCCTCCTAATCCTGTTCACCGTCATCGCCGTCGTGACGGGGGTCGCGTTCATCCTCCTCGGGGTCGTTGCCAACACCTACTACAGCACCCCGGTGACCTCGAACCTCGCCACGGGAAGTGTGACGTTCTTCGGGGCGGGGATCCTCGCCTACACCTTCGGGCTGCGCCACGGAGTGGATGCGGACCACATTGCCGCCATCGACAACACCACACGCAAGCTGATGGCGGACGGGAAGCGCCCGCTCACGGTCGGAACCTGGTTCTCCCTCGGCCACTCGACCATCGTCTTCGTGCTGTCGATCGGGATCGTCCTCGCGGCCAACTACGTCAACAGCCACATCGGCGCGATCCAGAGCATCGGCCAGATCCTCGGGACGGCGATCTCCGGCGGATTCCTCTACCTCATCGGGATCATCAACCTGATCATCGTGGTCGAGGTCTATCGGATCTTCAAGAAGCTTAGAACCGGTCGGATGAACGATGCCGAGCTGGAGGACCACCTCCGGAACCGCGGCTTCATGAACCGCTACTTCGGAAAGATGTTCAACATCGTCCAGACCCCCCGCCAGGTCTACCCCGTCGGTGTGCTCTTCGGGCTCGGGTTCGACACGGCGAGCGAGATCTTCCTGCTCGGGACGGTGGCGGTCCTGGGGCTCGCCGGGGCCCCGGTCTACGTCGTCCTCGTGCTGCCGCTGCTGTTCACGTGCGGGATGGTCCTGGTGGACACCGCGGACGGAGCCACGATGCGCTACGCCTACGGCTGGGCGTTCCATCGGCCCGTACGGAAGATCTTCTACAACCTCACGGTCACGATCATCTCCGTCCTCGTCGCGTTCGTCATCGGGACGGTCGAGCTCCTGCAGGTCTTGGCGATCGAGTTCGGCTGGTCGGGACCGTTCTGGTCCGCGCTGGTGAATCTCGAGTTCGAGACGCTGGGCTACTTCGTGATCGGCACCTTCGTGGTCACCTGGGCGATCGCCACGGCGATCTATCGGATCAATCGGTACGATTCGATCGAGGTCGCGACGCCTCCCGAGCCAACCTAAAGGTCGATGCCGCGTTCCGCCCCTTCGTTGACGAAGCGCCGCCGGGCCCCGGTCGTTCGCCTGAGCGCCTCGCTCGAGCCGGAGCTATTGGGCCTATTGGACCGCTGGGTCCAAGAGCGCAATTCGCCCAGCCGTTCGGACGCGATCCGCGCCCTGATCCGAAAGGAACTGACCGAGGAGAAGCTCGGGGATCCCGAGGCGGACGCCGTCGCCTGCGTCACCCTCCTGTACCGGCACGATGCGCCCAACGTTCTGCGTCGGCTCACCGCCGAGGAACATCGCTGGGGGGACCACATCCGATTCTCCGGACACGTCCACCTCCAGGGAGGATCGTGCATGGAGATCCTCGCGTTGCTCGGGAAACGTCGCGAGGTCATCCAGGCGGCCGAGGACCTTCGGGGGATCAAGGGCGTGGCGTTCGGTGACTACTCCATCACCAGCCCGAGCATCATCGGTGGCCGAACGGGGCATCGGCACCCCCACGCGGGACCCGGTCCTCGACGCACCCACGCTCCACGGCGGTGACGAGACCACCCGGGGGCTCCTCGCGATGATCCACTCGGCGGAGCCCAGGGCGACCCGGGCCCGCCGAGCGGGGAGGAGCCACCCCCGCAGGATGCGAGGGACGCGTGATGCGCGGGCGCGTCAGCCGCTGACCGTCGCCTGAACGATGCGGACCGGCGCCTTCGGCCGGTCGTTCGAGTCTCGAGGGACCGCAGCGATCTTTTCTACGACCTGCTGGCCGGAGCGAACGCGGCCGAAGATCGCATGGCGGTTGTCCAGCCACGCCGCCGGTCCGAGCGTAATGAAGAACTGACTCCCGCCGGTGTTCGGTCCGGCATTCGCCATGGAGAGGACGCCGGGCCCGTCGTGACGCAGTTCGCGGTGGAACTCGTCGGGGATGGAGTACCCCGGCCCGCCCGTACCATCTCCCTTCGGGTCCCCTCCCTGGATCATGAACCCCGGGATCACCCGGTGGAAGGACAGTCCGTCATAGAATCCCTTCTTGACCAGACCGATGAAATTCTCGGCGGTCTTCGGCGCCTTGTCGCGGAACACTTCGATGCGGATGTCGCCCATCGTCGTCTGAAACTGTACGGTCGGATTCGCCATGGTTCTTCCCTCCCCCGTGGGGGCAGAACGCGAGAGCGCGGAGCCGTACTTGAGGGGCGCGGGAGCGACCGCTAGTAGAAGTGCTCGTGGACGAGCAGGAGATAGACCAGGATCACGATCGTCACGATCACCGGGACCGTGAAGAAGGCGGAGGCGAGCACGCTCCCCGTGATGTTCGCCCGGCTGTTGTAGATCGGGCGGCCCACGTCGAACAGGAAGGAGACGATCAGCACCAAGACCGCGAGCGCGTAGGCCCACAGTGCCTGGTCCCACAGGCCGAAGGCGACCGCGAGGAGTATCAGTCCGAAGACGAGGGTCACGATCCCCGCGAGGAGGGTCTGACCGAACCACGTGGCGAACTGGCCGGAGGAGATCGCATGGACGAGGTTCGCCAGGACCACGATGATCCCGCCGACGAACAGGAAGGCTCCGACGATGCCAACCAGGATCGCGATGACCGCTACGCCGAGGGGCAATCCGGGAGTGCCATATCGGTCGGTCATCGAAGGCGGATGCATGCCTGCGAGTCGTACTTAACCTCTCGTTTTTCGCGCCAGCAAGCCCGTCCTTATCTGGCTGTTCTGCCGTCGCCGGACGCCCCCAGCACCTCACTCGGAGCGCGGAAGGAGTCGATGGAGGATCTCGGTGTGCCTCGCGGCGTCGCTATCCCCGAAACCCAGGAGGTTCAGGTCCACTTTGACGGCGCCTGCCAGCCTCCTCGAGGAGGGGGCGTCTCCACGTACGGGTTCGTGGTCGAAGGAGCGGGGCTCTTCTACGAGGAGTGCGGGCTCGCGGTCCCTCCATTCTCCGAGCATGCCACGAACAACGTGGGGGAGTACGTGGGCGCGATCCGGGCTCTGGAGTGGCTGAGCTCCCGTCGCTTCCGCGGCCGGGTCCTCCTCTTCGGAGACAGTCAGCTCGTGATCCGCCAGATCTCGGGCGAGTACGCCGTTCGCAAGGAGCACCTCAAGGAGTACCACCGCTGGCTCACGACACTCTCGAAGGGCTTCTCGGAGGTGCGCTTCGAATGGATCCCGAGAACCCAGAACTCGCGGGCCGATGAACTCTCCAAGCAAGCGCTGGCAGAGCACGCCGCTCAGGCGAGCAAGTCTCGAGCGGGGCGCGGGCTTAGGGAAACGGGGGTCTACGTCAATCCGGTCCCGGACGACCTCTGATCAGACGTAGCGTACGGTGTAGACGAGGGTTCGCCCCTCGGCCGCGGCCTGAGCGCGGGCCGCGTCGAGCGACGTGGCAACGGTCGCAGCGGCCTCCAGGCTGAGGCGGTGGTGCCCCCGGATCGGGGGCCATGATCGAAGAGGCCCGGAGCGATCGTCCTCGCGCGCCGGTGCGGCGGTCGGTCGGGAACCCACCCTCGAGCCCATCGAGGTCGCCATAGTTCGTTGAGCGTCGACCCCATTCTGCTTGATAAAGACGAAGTTCGACCCGCACCTCTCGCGCCGGGAGGGGCGCGGCCGGCGACGCCTGATAAGAGCCGGCGGGCCTAGCCGCCGCGATGCCCGCGGCAGGGAACGAGAGCGAGGCGCGCGCGTTCTTCGATCGAGCGGAGTCCGAACTCCTCGGCCTAGCGATCGAATCGTCGCGCGCCGACTGGGTCTTCAACACATTCATCACCCCCGACACCGAGGAACTCGCCTCGAGAGCGAGCACGAGGCTCATCGCGGCGACCGTCCAGAGGGCCAAGGAGGCGAATCGGTTCCGAACCGTGTCGCTACCCGGAGATCTCGCCCGGAAGGCCCAGCTCCTGCGTCTTTCCCTCCCGCTGGTCGCTCCCCCCAACCCGGCGGAGGCGGACGAACTGGTCCGCACCGTAGCCGGGATGCAGACCACGTACGCCACGGGACGCCACGCCCCTCCCGGGCGGACGGAAGCGGTGGACCTCCAGGAGCTCTCCCGCATCTTGGGGGAGAGCCGGAACCCGGTCGAGCTCGAGAACGTCTGGATCGGCTGGCACGACATCGCTCGGCCGATGCGTCCTCAGTTCACGCGCTACGTCGAGCTGGCCAACCGAGGGGCGCGGGAACTTGATTTCGCCGACACGGGCGCGATGTGGCGATCGAAGTACGACATGGACCCGGATTCCTTCGCCCGCGAAGCCGACCGGCTCTGGGCTCAGGTGCGGCCGCTGTACCTGTCCTTGCACGCCTACGTGCGTCGCCGCCTCGTCGAGCGGTACGGTCCCGAGCTCGTCCCGGAGCGCGGCCCGATCCCGGGCCACCTGCTCGGTAACATGTGGGCCCAGTCCTGGGAGAACCTCTACCCGGATCTCGCTCCCCCGGGCGGCGGAGCGACGTACGACCTGACGAAGATCCTCGAGGGGCGGCACACGAGCCCGACCGACATGGTCCGCTTCGCGGAGCGGTTCTTCGTCTCCCTGGGCTTCGATCCCCTTCCGAGCACGTTCTGGGAACGGTCGATGTTCGTCCGACCGCGGGACCGCGAGGTCGTCTGTCACGCGAGCGCCTGGGACGTGGACGCGGTCGATGACCTCCGGATCAAGATGTGCATCGAGATCACGGCGGAGGACTTCCACACGATCCACCACGAGCTCGGGCACAACTACTACCAGCGGGCCTACGCCCGGCAGCCGTTCCTGTTCCGGGAGAGCGCGCACGACGGGTTCCACGAGGCCGTCGGCGACACGATCGGGCTGTCGGTGACCCCCGAGTACCTGGTGCAGGTCGGGCTGTTGGACCGCGCCCCGTCCCCCGAGGGCGACATCGGCCTCCTGCTCTACACCGCGCTGCAGAAGATCGCGTTCCTCCCGTTCGGGCTCCTGATCGATCGGTGGCGGTGGTGCGTGTTCTCCGGAGAGTACGGCCCGGATTCCTACAACCGGACGTGGTGGGAGCTGCGCGAGCGATACCAGGGGATCCGCCCGCCCGTCGTACGCGGCGAGGATGCTTTCGATCCCGGAGCGAAGTTCCACGTTCCGGCGAACGTGCCGTACATGCGCTACTTCCTCGCCCACATCCTCCAGTTCCAGCTCCATCGGGCGCTCGCCCGGGAGATCGACTGGGCCGGGCCGTTGCACCGGTGCTCGATCTACGGACAGCGCAAGGCGGGCAAGCGCCTCCGGGCGATGCTCGAGATGGGCTCGAGCCGAGAGTGGCCGGACGCCCTCGAGGCGATCGGCGGCGACCGTCGCATGGAGGCCGCCGGACTCCTCGAGTACTTCGCGCCCCTCCAGCGCTGGCTGGACGAGCAGAACCGGGGCCAGCCGGTCGGCTGGTAACGGGTCGGTACGCACGCAGGATAAACCCGGCACCCCGTCCTCTTCCGTGGTGCGTCTACGGGCTCGGCGGCTCGCTCGCCGGCCGCCGCGGGGACCATGGTCGCCGGCCTGAGCGATCTCACCTTAGCGACCCTGCCGGTCGGCCTGATCGCGATCGCGATGATCGGGCTCAACCTGTACGTCCTGCATCGACTTCTCCTCGACCGGCCTCGCCATGCGGTCTCGGCCTTCGTACTGGGCGCGGGAGTCCTGCTCGCCCAGCTCGTCCTTTGGGCCGGGGTGGCCTACTACCTCTTCGTCCCGACCGTGGGAGGGTTCGTTCTATTCGCCATCGCCGCGCAGTTCATGATGGTCCCGATCGGGATCTGGTTCGTCGCACTGATCCTGAAGCAGTCGCGGAAAGCGATCGCGCCCGGGAGCGTGCCGATCGCGGTCGGCATCGGGCTGCTCTTGTTCGCGAACGAGTATCTCATGAGCATCGCCTTCCTTCCGCTCGCGCCGCCGGCGTTCGCGGGGACGATCTGGTTCACGGGGAATCCCGTGGAGTTCCTCGCCGTCCCTCTGGTCACGCTCTGGTATTGCTGGCCGATGGGTGTGACCATGGCCGCGCTCCTGTGGTGGACCCGCCTGCCCATGGCCGATGCCCGGGCCGTCGGCGCCCTGACCGCGACCGCATTCGTGGCGCCGTGGATCCCCGAATCCCCCCTCGCCGGAGCGCTCGCAACGGCCATCGTGATGGGGATAGGAATGGGACTGCTCCTGCGAGCATCGATCGCCGACCGGCGTCCGAGCGTCTATTCCGCGCATCTGCGGCTCGGGGCCGCCGCGGCTTTCGTCCTGATGTCCGCCGGCGCGTTCTCTTCGATGCTGGTGGCCTCCGGGCCCTGGCACATCCTCCCGTTCGCGTGCATTACCTCCGTGGTCATGGTCGGCGAGACCGTCTACCTCGTCCGCAGTCTCCTCGCGCCGATGGGAGAGATTCCTCGGCCGGGCTCGGTGCTGAGCCCCCGCCCAACGGCCGTCGCGGAACCGCGAGAGCGCCCGGACCTCGGCCTATAGACCGGGAACCGACTCGCTGCCG is from Thermoplasmata archaeon and encodes:
- a CDS encoding RNA-guided endonuclease TnpB family protein — protein: MSSTRRALVCHLAAPLPAPILSLMGDFRLMVNRGIREALEKDLTAKGSLSKFSEGVAREYRIHGAHARTAMDLALSLNKGHRRRLRKGVTGKVPYCLRSFLHADGATFHLNATTGHVRLSLRNGEWAGFDARMSDYHRRILASGKVKQLRLTPNRAILILEPSVPEAYAPKTVLALDTNERSLDGVALSRDKATPVTVPYPEVSLVQHRHFVRRRRLGRKKAHDRRVGRRLGGREGRREHARVSQRIHLISKGLVGEARKRRAAIVLEDLHLPRGGGRGRRMRRRLSSWPQRELHRQIEYKAEEHGVPIIKVNPRYTSKTCPRCGEVKERRSRVGRVFVCGRCRWRCDRQLNAGLNICRTALREWVTPTLNSSLGGLALDPDALAHDAMILLYRPGNAGSHEMSGRSGRNSIGPAGP
- the lonB gene encoding ATP-dependent protease LonB translates to MPFTTTAQVEVPARLLDQVIGQDDAVEIAKKAANQKRHMMLIGDPGTGKSMLARAMVDFLPKEQLQDILAYPNVDDPNEPKIRVVPAGKGKEIVAAQKLEAAQRRGQRMNLMVIIALLIVGFTVYIALTTGNLTAILIGLLLIFILYAIFRFSAGRSEGGGSVAKLLVSHTPDDKPPFIDATGAHAGALLGDVKHDPFQSGGLETPPHERVEVGAIHRANGGVLFLDEINLLKIESQHSLLTALQERRFSIVGQSERSAGAMVKTEPVPADFILVAAGNVDSVQTMHPALRSRIRGYGYELYVKTTMADIPENRMKLVRFVAQEVVKDKKIPHFDMAAVVEVVREAQRRSGRSGQLTLRLRELGGLVRVAGDVANAESAPIVRADHVVRAKRSSRSLEQQIADRYIERRKEYRMFSVDGAAVGVVNGLAAISAQTGMSEFSGIVLPIVAEVTPAQTRDGGVVVATGKLGDIAKEAVQNVSALIKKYTGADISRYDIHIQFVGTSDGVEGDSASVSIATAVISALEGVPVDQALAMTGSLSVRGTVLPVGGVTAKVEAAADSGIKRVLVPEDNIDDLVLEARYRGMIEVIPVRTLRDVLKYALVGQTAQKESLLERLTAMVHATSRTPSDGPPRPTVNS
- a CDS encoding bifunctional 5,10-methylenetetrahydrofolate dehydrogenase/5,10-methenyltetrahydrofolate cyclohydrolase, encoding MQTQRLEGKPVAEAVDAEVRAALRSVPASTRPPTLASVHRGVDSPFRFYLKRQRQAAESLGIRFREEALAPGEGPEELVDHVRTLSNDRAIDAVLLEHPLPPPFDFIRAVSGLSPVKDVDGVSPLSLGLLAAQRPLHAPAVARAAIAIARHYGLPMARHRVAVVGRSETVGVPLSMLLLARGVDATVTIAHSKTDVLAEALKGASVIFSCAGRPGLLTRANVPQGAAIIDVGLSRVEDPSAPGGGRAVGDADAADLEGWAGALTPVPGGVGPVTVAELMGNTVRAWQLAELGEVRG
- a CDS encoding PLP-dependent aspartate aminotransferase family protein, with amino-acid sequence MSQEPSRPPPRRGFEPLPEWVGPTTRLIHGARRPELNAGAVVPPIYQTSTFHYPASHSEAAEHGSVYMYTRNLNPSHEGPAEIIRQLEGAETARLFGSGMGAITTTLLSLLQPGDEVVALEGLYGGSLGILRTLLPKFGVRVRWVSEEAAHEPEAAIGPAARLVFIESPTNPLLRVHDIARWAEVAHRAGALLLVDNTFATPINQRPIPLGADLVVHSVTKYLGGHSDLIGGVLVGSKELVDPIDPSANVGSTLDPFAAFLLDRSLKTLSLRMARHNENGRRVAEALATHPELARVHYPGRASPEEEAIARRQMQGRSGVVSLSLARGASAIPKFLGRLRFVHVAASLGGVESLASVPGETSHRHLSAAERRARGIDDGLIRVSLGIEDAEDLIRDLTEALDTLR
- a CDS encoding nicotinamide-nucleotide adenylyltransferase; this translates as MARGLYMGRFQPFHRGHLETIRAIRADEAREDLIVGVGSAQDSYQWNNPFTAGERVEMIGRALDEARIGGCMLVPIIDIHRHAEWVAYLEGLLPVFDRIYTNNPLTRLLFEQSGYTVTDTPLIERDQLEGTRIRARIAEGQDVSGELPPAVVRYLDQLNARARLALLRADRNAPPQSGRP